In Kwoniella pini CBS 10737 chromosome 5, complete sequence, the following are encoded in one genomic region:
- a CDS encoding S-methyl-5'-thioadenosine phosphorylase, giving the protein MSVDHLEPNEKVLVGCIGGSGLYHLDNLTFVKKLDITTPWGKPSSPITISSLPSGDLIAFISRHGENHTITPTEVPVRANISALKHLGIEAIIAFSAVGSLREEIEPGHFIIPNQIIDRTKGIRQDTFFRNEGIVVHSMFGEPFSKKLSEFISPKVENILKKVSDGKVKVHTEKTVVCMEGPAFSTRAESLMYRQWGGDIINMSVIPEAKIAREAELDYTLICTSTDFDAWRIGEAPVTVEEVIKTLHTNAGNSRAVAEGILQDVVDVVKEGKVLNEIKGSMKYACITRLETQPEAARKKFSYILPYFSDEK; this is encoded by the exons ATGTCAGTTGACCATTTAGAACctaatgaaaaag TCCTCGTTGGATGTATTGGTGGATCAGGTttatatcatcttgataatttgacttttgT taaaaaacTCGATATTACTACACCATGGggtaaaccttcttcaccaattacaatttcttctttaccttcagGAGATTTAATTGCATTTATTTCAAGACATGGTGAAAATCATACAATTACACCAACAGAAGTACCAGTTAGAGCAAATATTTCAGCATTAAAACATTTAGGTATTGAAGCAATAATTGCATTTTCTGCAGTTGGTTCTttaagagaagaaattgaaccAGGACATTTTATAAttccaaatcaaattattgataGAACAAAAGGTATTAGACAAGATACTTTTTTTAGAAATGAAGGTATTGTTGTACATTCTATGTTTGGTGaacctttttcaaaaaaattatcagaatttatttcacctaaagttgaaaatattttaaaaaaagttTCAGATGGTAAAGTTAAAGTTCATACAGAAAAAACTGTTGTTTGTATGGAAG GTCCTGCTTTTTCAACTAGAGCTGAATCTTTAATGTATAGACAATGGGGAGGAGATATAATTAATATGTCTGTTATTCCTGAAGCTAAAATTGCTAGAGAAGCAGAACTTGA ttatACACTTATTTGTACTTCAACTGATTTTGATGCTTGGAGAATTGGTGAAGCTCCAGTAAcagtagaagaagtaattAAAACTCTTCATACAAATGCAGGAAATTCAAGAGCAGTTGCAGAAGGTATTTTACAAGATGTAGTTGATGTAgttaaagaaggaaaagttttaaatgaaattaaaggttCAATGAAATATGCTTGTATTACTAGACtcgaa ACACAACCTGAAGCTGCTCGTAAAAAATTCTCATATATTTTACCTTATTTCTCAGATGAGAAATAG